From the Euphorbia lathyris chromosome 6, ddEupLath1.1, whole genome shotgun sequence genome, one window contains:
- the LOC136232917 gene encoding uncharacterized protein has protein sequence MKRPYCLKNPIVFVGVVVCVSCLMVIMISVFRLPVVSVDNKVTEPYIIGKGSKVSKDEVLGTFGEMMLEMLPDDLAFTVFMPSEEAFARDLKLRINQSMAAEKINDNTYAVLSRILGFSAIPRSLVSAMISSNKGVSYDSLSGFVLYISKDVDGMLVVNRIRSQRVDVKRKETVVHIMDGVVMDAEFELSVEPDYNEEG, from the coding sequence ATGAAGAGACCCTACTGTCTGAAGAATCCCATAGTTTTTGTGGGCGTAGTAGTTTGTGTTTCTTGCCTTATGGTTATAATGATTTCAGTTTTTAGACTTCCAGTTGTATCAGTAGATAACAAAGTAACAGAACCTTATATCATTGGAAAAGGCAGTAAAGTCTCCAAGGATGAGGTATTAGGTACATTTGGCGAAATGATGCTTGAAATGTTGCCGGATGATCTTGCTTTCACGGTCTTTATGCCTTCCGAGGAAGCTTTTGCGCGTGATTTGAAACTACGGATCAACCAGAGTATGGCAGCAGAGAAGATAAATGATAACACATATGCAGTCTTATCTCGAATACTGGGTTTCTCTGCGATCCCTCGAAGTCTTGTTTCAGCCATGATATCCTCAAACAAGGGGGTTTCTTATGATTCCTTATCCGGGTTTGTATTATACATATCGAAGGATGTAGACGGAATGCTTGTAGTAAATCGAATTCGTTCTCAAAGAGTAGATGTTAAGAGAAAGGAGACTGTTGTGCATATTATGGATGGTGTAGTTATGGATGCAGAGTTTGAATTGTCAGTAGAGCCTGATTATAATGAAGAAGGCTGA